The following are encoded in a window of Roseimaritima ulvae genomic DNA:
- a CDS encoding SGNH/GDSL hydrolase family protein, whose product MPTLKPQSGRVRGFLRRRSAFSKRLLLLAISLCVGLLICEAGLRVLGLGVPPGLLYEFDEQCGMRLSPDFAGWQVNEGRVYVTTNAHGMRDTAVTKQKDPDVFRIAVLGDSYAEAVQVEIEQTFWSVAETQLNACQAAGPRHVECLNFGVSGYGTAQELITLRQRVWDFQPDMILLAFLPYNDVRNNSKQLEPETYRPFYELRDDELVLDRSAMLSADGPRRFHNSAWIRGKHFLIQHIRLCGLVYQWRDARRRAAAQTAAEQAATEQAGNSPDVEVGLDAAVYLPPAGPWEQAWEVTDRLIVEMQREAAAHRAAFAVMAVTAAVQVDPDPSQAIELAERLGVDDLKYPERRLQALGQQHGFPVILLTDRMQADAEAEQIYFHGFENTALGSGHWNVAGHHKAGQLLAEELCDQGLSNPVSPRPPNP is encoded by the coding sequence ATGCCCACATTGAAACCGCAGTCCGGCCGGGTACGCGGCTTCTTGCGACGACGTTCCGCTTTCAGTAAACGCTTGCTGTTGCTGGCAATCAGCCTGTGCGTGGGTTTGCTGATTTGCGAAGCCGGCTTACGGGTGCTGGGCTTGGGCGTGCCGCCTGGCTTGCTGTACGAGTTCGACGAGCAGTGTGGGATGCGGCTGTCCCCCGATTTTGCGGGATGGCAAGTCAACGAGGGCCGGGTGTACGTGACCACCAACGCGCATGGCATGCGTGATACCGCGGTCACCAAACAGAAAGACCCCGACGTGTTTCGCATCGCCGTGCTGGGGGATTCGTACGCGGAAGCGGTGCAAGTGGAAATCGAGCAGACGTTTTGGTCCGTTGCCGAAACGCAGTTGAACGCGTGTCAGGCCGCCGGCCCGCGCCACGTCGAATGCCTTAACTTTGGCGTCTCCGGGTACGGTACCGCGCAGGAGTTAATAACCCTGCGACAGCGGGTGTGGGATTTCCAACCCGACATGATCCTGCTGGCTTTCCTGCCTTACAACGATGTGCGGAATAACTCCAAGCAATTGGAACCGGAAACCTACCGGCCGTTCTACGAACTGCGCGATGACGAGCTGGTGTTGGACCGTTCGGCGATGTTGTCGGCCGACGGACCGCGGCGGTTTCACAACTCGGCCTGGATTCGCGGCAAGCATTTTTTGATTCAACACATCCGCCTGTGCGGTCTGGTCTACCAGTGGCGCGACGCCCGGCGACGAGCGGCAGCCCAAACGGCAGCAGAACAAGCGGCCACGGAACAGGCTGGCAACTCGCCGGATGTCGAAGTGGGGTTGGACGCGGCGGTCTATCTGCCGCCCGCCGGGCCCTGGGAGCAGGCCTGGGAGGTGACCGATCGTTTGATCGTGGAGATGCAACGCGAAGCGGCCGCGCACCGGGCCGCGTTTGCCGTGATGGCGGTGACCGCCGCGGTCCAGGTCGATCCCGATCCCTCGCAAGCTATCGAGTTGGCCGAACGACTGGGCGTGGACGACTTAAAATATCCCGAGCGACGTCTGCAGGCTTTGGGCCAACAACACGGCTTTCCGGTGATCTTGCTGACCGACCGCATGCAGGCGGATGCCGAAGCGGAGCAGATTTATTTTCACGGTTTCGAAAATACGGCCCTGGGCAGCGGGCACTGGAACGTGGCGGGCCACCACAAAGCCGGCCAGTTGTTGGCCGAGGAGCTGTGCGACCAAGGCCTTAGCAATCCGGTATCGCCTCGACCGCCCAACCCGTAG
- a CDS encoding class II fumarate hydratase, whose protein sequence is MTQFRTEHDSMGDVQVPADAYYGAQTQRAVENFPISGWRLPAAMISAMGLVKLACATANRDLGKLTGSGKNPLDDRSVDCLLQAAREVAEGGLADQFPIDVFQTGSGTSSNMNVNEVISNRAIEIAGGDRMETTKSIHPNDHVNMGQSTNDTFPTAIHVAVAQQIHTQLIPALQKLHNSLAAKASEWDKLIKIGRTHLMDATPLRLGQEFGGFARQIELSIQRAQRAADAVLELPVGGTAVGSGINTHPEFGRRVAEVLAEETGLAFVEAENHFEANAQRDALVESHGALKCVAQTLFNVANNIRWLGSGPRCGFYEVQLPSRQPGSSIMPGKVNPVMCESLMQLAARVVGNDGCITMSGAAGGNFQLNIMMPVMAQTTLESIQLLASGADAFVEFCVAEMTANADVCEAAVEQSLSMCTSLNPLIGYEQAAKLAKEAFSTGKTIRELCLEKGVLDEQALREALDPWSMTEPQA, encoded by the coding sequence ATGACACAGTTTCGAACCGAACACGACTCCATGGGCGACGTGCAAGTACCCGCCGACGCGTACTACGGTGCCCAAACGCAGCGGGCGGTCGAAAATTTCCCGATCAGTGGTTGGCGGTTGCCGGCTGCCATGATTTCAGCCATGGGGCTGGTCAAGTTGGCCTGCGCGACGGCCAATCGCGATCTGGGCAAACTCACCGGCTCGGGCAAAAATCCGCTCGATGACCGCTCGGTCGATTGTTTGTTACAGGCGGCACGTGAAGTCGCCGAGGGTGGTTTGGCCGATCAGTTTCCGATCGACGTGTTCCAAACCGGCAGCGGCACCAGCAGCAACATGAACGTCAACGAAGTGATCAGCAATCGGGCGATCGAAATTGCCGGTGGCGATCGCATGGAAACCACCAAAAGCATCCACCCCAACGACCACGTCAACATGGGGCAGAGCACCAATGACACCTTCCCCACGGCGATCCACGTGGCCGTGGCCCAGCAGATCCACACTCAACTGATTCCCGCGCTGCAAAAACTGCATAACAGTTTGGCGGCCAAAGCCAGCGAATGGGACAAGTTGATCAAGATCGGACGGACTCATCTGATGGACGCCACGCCGCTGCGTTTGGGTCAGGAATTCGGCGGTTTCGCGCGGCAGATCGAACTGTCCATCCAGCGTGCCCAACGCGCGGCCGATGCGGTATTGGAACTGCCCGTCGGCGGCACCGCCGTAGGCAGCGGCATCAATACGCATCCGGAATTCGGACGCCGTGTGGCCGAAGTGCTGGCGGAGGAAACCGGTCTGGCGTTTGTCGAAGCGGAGAATCATTTCGAAGCCAACGCCCAACGCGACGCCTTGGTCGAATCGCACGGGGCTCTCAAGTGCGTGGCTCAGACGCTGTTCAACGTGGCCAACAACATTCGCTGGTTGGGCAGCGGACCACGCTGTGGATTCTACGAAGTCCAATTGCCCAGTCGCCAACCCGGCAGCTCGATCATGCCCGGCAAAGTCAATCCAGTGATGTGCGAGTCGCTGATGCAGTTGGCCGCTCGAGTGGTTGGCAACGACGGCTGCATCACCATGAGCGGCGCCGCCGGTGGCAATTTTCAATTAAACATTATGATGCCGGTGATGGCGCAGACCACCTTGGAATCGATCCAGTTGCTGGCGTCTGGAGCCGATGCGTTTGTGGAATTCTGCGTCGCGGAAATGACGGCCAACGCCGATGTCTGTGAAGCCGCCGTGGAACAGAGTCTGTCGATGTGCACCAGCTTGAATCCGCTGATCGGCTATGAGCAAGCCGCCAAGCTGGCCAAAGAAGCCTTCAGCACCGGCAAGACGATCCGAGAACTGTGCTTGGAAAAAGGCGTCCTGGATGAGCAGGCGTTGCGTGAAGCGCTCGACCCCTGGTCGATGACCGAACCGCAAGCCTAG
- a CDS encoding AsmA family protein, whose translation MRQRTQLRRGQRLRRKRTMVLVGGMLLAVVTLALPSIASQLGLGHGVLSRSAAEYGWQVNARSLQFGWITPLQLHGVEVVGASGETKAYIESIETNLQLMDCLGALSDLGQVTVRGVQAEMAVAEGRSSLEEDLAALFESDSSDAAMTATIEVHDVNLTVTDVDSGTAWFAGNIRSTVAMKADKIEVQASSVVTDPSGANGALELGAVLAHDPQSLAADQPAWQADLRMRSLPLHGVTLVKRRFPERMESLPRQMSGDASGVVHLTQYASGMLAGRFEGVEVRKLVAADPRLGERTWKNEFASLQGSLVYQQGVVQTQQLYATSDFGSVTMTGTVPLPDSSILSLAWVETISGQGTAEIELAKLDQAAPGLLPLRSGATITAGQVTAKIESGPSPDGFYRTHCSLRSTPVRGRASGRPIVLDPLNANATMVLRNGVAKAERIELSSAFGSASGQGDLRSGTGQFDVDFSRLASMLQPLVELPDAGLRGTAKGNIGWAAGAGNQWKLNGDLQAKGLNVQLPGGQTIRQPSLVAHVDAAGVWAGDTLAELNQLAATMRGDGQTWEATLLSPVREPAAGNPLPLKIKGRGSCLALVDLVQPWMPAELHSIDGSFASEWTAQVTRNGGRLTAAAIDLERPRGAWNQQLFTQPYMKIRFGGDCDLTAGSIVVDTLTVEGEAVTLAVTGRSSAASTELELGWRMDLQRMQNALLPTVAQAGVPTGNVPGRIVGGVQRVNYVGPPAPASQAGYRVYGRCEGSATLHGQDDLWSIDTDASAANLVIMQSADPATANLVGPVRGPQTTSTIWAEPTASVRGVFRYDANTGGAIADQVQIASEWLNTTVDGHVIWNEMLGEISLKGPSEMNMPIASQRLSTLTGQTIQLEGTHIAPLDILMQRQSDGQLAVDVRGSIGWQQGSLAGIRFGASTAELKVTETATQIAPTTIPMDLGQLHLNGQVHYGQDGLWIEQQPGRFAENIRLEPEMARNWLKYLAPLAADATEVAGTVSVDLSRCVIVPDDAARSRVVGQLSVQGAELNAGPLANQVIAGVDQLKSLSRGQVPSQPVTRTRRFLTMPAQVVEFELRDAVVSHQRMYFTIDDARLLTSGSVAIDGRLNLVAQVPLDAAWLGSDVQSLAGETVTLPIAGTLSRPSLNTAGIAQTVSEMALKAGQQTAENYLQQQMNRGIDKLFGR comes from the coding sequence GTGCGTCAACGAACCCAGCTACGGCGCGGGCAACGGTTGCGTCGCAAACGGACCATGGTATTGGTCGGCGGGATGTTATTGGCGGTGGTCACGTTGGCCCTGCCCAGTATCGCCTCGCAATTGGGCCTCGGTCACGGCGTCCTGTCCCGCTCTGCGGCCGAGTATGGTTGGCAGGTCAACGCCCGCTCGCTGCAATTTGGCTGGATCACTCCGCTGCAACTGCATGGCGTGGAAGTTGTCGGGGCATCGGGCGAAACCAAAGCGTATATCGAATCGATCGAAACCAATCTGCAACTGATGGACTGCCTGGGGGCCCTGAGCGATTTGGGGCAGGTTACCGTCCGCGGCGTGCAGGCCGAGATGGCCGTCGCCGAGGGCCGCAGCAGTTTGGAAGAGGATCTGGCCGCGCTGTTTGAAAGCGATTCCAGTGACGCAGCGATGACGGCCACGATCGAAGTGCACGACGTCAATTTGACGGTTACCGATGTCGATAGTGGGACGGCATGGTTTGCCGGCAACATCCGTTCCACCGTGGCGATGAAAGCCGACAAAATCGAGGTTCAAGCCTCGTCGGTGGTGACCGATCCTTCGGGAGCCAACGGCGCATTGGAATTAGGTGCGGTGCTGGCCCACGATCCACAGTCGCTTGCGGCCGATCAACCGGCCTGGCAGGCCGACTTGCGGATGCGCAGTCTGCCGCTGCACGGCGTGACGCTGGTCAAACGCCGGTTCCCCGAACGCATGGAATCGCTGCCCAGACAAATGTCCGGCGACGCCAGCGGCGTGGTTCACTTGACTCAGTACGCCAGTGGGATGTTGGCGGGTCGGTTTGAAGGGGTCGAAGTCCGCAAACTGGTGGCCGCCGATCCCCGGCTGGGCGAGCGGACTTGGAAGAACGAATTCGCCAGCTTGCAAGGATCGCTGGTCTATCAGCAGGGCGTGGTCCAAACCCAACAACTGTACGCCACCAGCGACTTTGGCTCGGTCACCATGACCGGGACGGTTCCGTTGCCCGATTCCTCGATCCTGTCGCTGGCCTGGGTGGAAACGATCAGCGGTCAGGGCACGGCGGAGATCGAGCTGGCGAAACTGGACCAAGCGGCTCCCGGTCTGCTGCCGCTTCGCAGTGGAGCGACCATCACCGCCGGGCAGGTCACCGCCAAGATTGAATCCGGTCCCAGCCCCGACGGCTTCTACCGCACCCATTGCTCGCTCCGCAGCACGCCCGTTCGGGGCCGCGCCAGTGGCCGCCCGATCGTGCTCGACCCGCTCAACGCGAATGCCACCATGGTGCTTCGCAATGGCGTCGCCAAGGCCGAGCGGATTGAATTGAGCAGCGCCTTTGGCAGCGCTTCGGGACAGGGAGACCTGCGCTCGGGAACGGGCCAGTTCGATGTCGACTTCAGTCGTTTGGCCAGCATGCTGCAACCGCTGGTCGAGCTGCCCGACGCCGGATTGCGAGGCACCGCCAAAGGCAATATCGGCTGGGCCGCCGGAGCCGGCAATCAATGGAAACTGAACGGCGACCTGCAAGCTAAAGGGCTGAACGTGCAGCTGCCCGGTGGCCAAACCATCCGCCAACCGTCGCTGGTCGCGCATGTGGATGCCGCGGGCGTGTGGGCCGGCGACACGCTGGCGGAATTAAATCAGTTGGCCGCGACCATGCGAGGTGACGGACAAACCTGGGAAGCGACGCTGCTGAGCCCGGTTCGAGAACCGGCCGCCGGCAATCCGCTGCCCCTGAAAATTAAAGGCCGTGGTTCCTGTCTTGCCCTGGTTGACCTGGTGCAACCCTGGATGCCCGCGGAGCTGCATTCGATCGACGGTTCGTTTGCCAGCGAGTGGACCGCCCAGGTCACCCGCAATGGCGGCCGACTGACCGCCGCCGCGATCGATCTGGAACGGCCGCGGGGGGCTTGGAATCAACAGCTGTTTACTCAGCCCTATATGAAAATTCGATTCGGCGGCGACTGCGATCTGACGGCCGGTTCGATCGTGGTTGATACGCTAACGGTCGAAGGCGAAGCGGTCACGTTGGCCGTCACCGGTCGTTCTTCGGCCGCATCCACGGAACTGGAATTGGGCTGGAGAATGGATTTGCAGCGAATGCAAAATGCGCTGCTGCCGACCGTCGCGCAAGCTGGCGTTCCGACTGGCAACGTCCCGGGGCGGATAGTCGGCGGCGTCCAGCGAGTCAACTACGTCGGACCTCCGGCGCCCGCTTCCCAGGCCGGCTACCGCGTGTACGGTCGCTGCGAAGGTTCCGCGACGCTGCATGGCCAAGACGACCTGTGGTCGATCGATACCGATGCGTCGGCGGCAAACCTGGTGATCATGCAATCCGCCGATCCGGCGACAGCCAATCTGGTCGGACCGGTGCGCGGGCCGCAGACGACCAGCACGATTTGGGCCGAACCCACGGCCTCGGTGCGCGGCGTGTTTCGCTACGACGCCAACACCGGTGGAGCGATCGCAGACCAAGTGCAGATCGCCAGCGAATGGTTGAACACGACCGTCGATGGGCACGTGATCTGGAACGAGATGCTGGGCGAAATCAGCCTCAAAGGTCCCAGCGAAATGAACATGCCCATCGCATCCCAACGGCTCTCCACGCTGACCGGTCAAACCATCCAGTTGGAAGGCACGCACATCGCGCCGCTGGACATCCTGATGCAACGACAAAGCGACGGACAACTGGCCGTCGACGTCCGCGGCTCGATCGGTTGGCAGCAAGGCAGCTTGGCGGGCATTCGCTTCGGTGCCAGTACGGCTGAATTAAAAGTTACGGAAACCGCTACGCAGATCGCGCCCACCACCATCCCCATGGATCTGGGCCAATTGCACCTGAATGGACAGGTGCACTACGGCCAGGATGGTCTGTGGATTGAACAGCAGCCGGGACGGTTCGCCGAAAACATTCGACTGGAACCGGAGATGGCGCGGAACTGGCTGAAGTACCTGGCTCCGCTGGCCGCCGACGCTACCGAGGTCGCAGGCACCGTCAGTGTGGACCTGAGTCGTTGTGTGATCGTGCCCGACGACGCCGCACGCTCGCGGGTGGTCGGTCAGTTGTCGGTGCAAGGAGCGGAATTGAACGCGGGACCATTGGCCAACCAGGTGATCGCCGGTGTCGACCAACTGAAGAGTCTCAGCCGCGGCCAGGTGCCCAGTCAGCCCGTCACGCGGACACGCCGCTTCCTGACCATGCCCGCTCAGGTCGTGGAGTTCGAACTGCGGGATGCGGTGGTCTCGCACCAGCGGATGTATTTCACGATCGATGACGCCCGCTTGCTGACCAGCGGTAGCGTGGCCATCGACGGCCGCCTGAACCTGGTCGCGCAAGTTCCATTGGACGCCGCTTGGCTGGGCAGCGACGTGCAATCGTTGGCCGGTGAAACGGTCACGCTGCCGATCGCCGGAACGCTCAGCCGACCGAGCCTGAACACGGCCGGCATCGCTCAAACGGTCAGCGAGATGGCGTTGAAAGCCGGTCAACAAACTGCGGAAAACTATCTACAGCAACAGATGAATCGCGGCATCGATAAACTGTTTGGACGCTAG